The Nerophis ophidion isolate RoL-2023_Sa linkage group LG07, RoL_Noph_v1.0, whole genome shotgun sequence genome contains a region encoding:
- the unc119.1 gene encoding protein unc-119 homolog B, whose protein sequence is MHTSRNKTAPAVDTANTDAEPGTESKHRERKAGGGMLKKLKSRRSQADKWPVVTEDQLRELGGDISPDHVLGLRAVTEDYLCKPEDNIYNIDFTRFKIRDLETGTVLFEIAKPPNTGPAEAEEGSGDVDVSAGRFVRYQFTPAFLKLQTVGATVEFTVGDRAINSFRMIERHYFQGRLLKNFDFDFGFCIPNSRNTCEHIYEFPQLPDNLIRQMVEHPYDTRSDSFYFVDNKLIMHNKADYAYNGGQ, encoded by the exons ATGCACACTTCTCGGAACAAAACAGCGCCGGCGGTGGACACGGCGAACACAGACGCGGAGCCCGGGACGGAGTCAAAGCACCGGGAGCGGAAAGCTGGCGGAGGGATGTTGAAGAAGCTGAAGTCGAGGCGCAGTCAGGCGGACAAGTGGCCTGTGGTCACCGAGGACCAACTCAGGGAGCTGGGAGGAGATATTTCCCCCGACCACGTCCTGGGACTGCGGGCTGTCACGGAAG ACTATCTTTGCAAACCTGAAGACAACATATACAACATTGACTTCACCCGTTTCAAGATCAGAGATCTCGAGACTGGAACAGTTCTGTTCGAGATCGCCAAACCTCCCAATACTG GTCCTGCAGAGGCTGAAGAGGGGAGTGGAGATGTAGACGTCAGTGCAGGCCGCTTTGTGAGATATCAGTTCACACCTGCCTTCTTAAAACTACAAACTGTAGGTGCAAC TGTGGAATTCACAGTCGGCGACCGTGCCATTAACAGCTTTCGAATGATTGAGAGGCATTACTTCCAGGGGCGCCTCTTAAAGAACTTTGACTTTGACTTCGGCTTCTGCATTCCCAACAGCCGCAACACATGCGAACACATTTATGAGTTTCCACAACTTCCAGACAACCTCA TTCGACAAATGGTGGAGCATCCTTATGACACCAGATCAGACAGTTTCTACTTTGTGGACAACAAACTCATCATGCACAACAAGGCCGACTATGCTTACAATGGTGGGCAGTGA